In Cryptomeria japonica chromosome 5, Sugi_1.0, whole genome shotgun sequence, the genomic window CTTCCTGTTAGAATATGCATTTTTACCCTTGAGAagaaaaaatgtgaaaaaatgTAATGGTGAATGTAGAAGAAATTCCCACTCCAATAACAAAGATGAGAGAAGAATTTTCATGATATGCCTTTGAAAACTACTTAAATTTCCACATATTAGAATAAAAGGAGATCACAATCAAATAAGGTGGAGTCTATCTAAAAACTATTCAATAATTCATGGAAAACAATCTCCTAAATAAATATGGTGACATAATAGTTTTGTCATAATTGTTAGGAAAGAAATAATGATATCCTCAAGTATGTCCTCTTAATCTACAAGATGAcactcaaaaataaattaaaaatacttATCAAAAATTCATCCCACAAAGTTGAATATGGAAGATAACAAACATCTTGCTGAACTAAATCGCTAAATGATGAAGCATCACTAAACTCTAAATAATTAGGAATAAGAGAAATCTCCATCAATTATTCTACACTGGAATCAATGAAGGTGAATGATAAACATCTAGGAGGAGATAAATAATTGGATGAAAAATAATCATCATTATTATTCAAACATACAAAGCTTTTTAAAGAAGCAAAATATTTATTTGTATCATAGTCTTATAGTATATTATTTGAGTCGCCAAGAGGTACAAGATAGTTTAAAATATGATATCTAGGAATGGCTAAGTACTAAGATCTCCATGTATCTGCCAAAATTTAGTCCAAAAGATATGAGGACAATCAATGTGTGTAATGACACTTTAACTTTTATCATCAACATGTAGACCAAGCAATCCTATATGACAGCCCATTTTTGGAatttcaaacaatttttttaaagaaaagtatGTAGTTGAGGAACAAGACCATAGAGATGTGGCGAAAGATAAAGTCAACGCGAATGCTTCAAGATATCATCTCTCTATTGTTTATAGTTTGCCCTTTGCAAGATGATCACAGAAGGATGGAATAAAAAATCCTCATTAAATTAAGATAGTCTCCTAATTATATAGACATGAAAAGCTAAACAAAAATTATAATCCGTAGATTATAAATTAATAGCGAAATTGAAACCCCCAAGTAAAAATCAACAACCAATTTCAACAATTTGTAAAAAATAAGCTAGAGTACTGAAAATCAattcaatttcctttttttttttttttattatctaaGAAAGAATCTAGAAAAATGATACGAATAGAGATGTAATGCTCAAAAATACCTATCCAACTCCTATAAAGACTCTAAAATCATATGATATGGATgcacaatatgatttgtgaaaaaATACAAGCAAATTTGAGCTTCAAATTGAAATATCATGTACATATAGTAAACTAGGTAACAtagatacatacatgcatgcatacatacatacattcatgcatCCATTCATGCATGCCTCCATTCCTTCATGCATGCATGCATCCATTCATGCGTACATATATGCATGCAACCATTCATACACATGCATAAACGTACATGCATCCATGCATGCATCCATACATccatgcatgcacacacacatgaAACGCTTTTAGTAATAAAGTGCAATTAAGAAATGCAAAGATATACGATTTCAAAGTAATAATATAGATATTCTTTTTTCACTGTTTTCTGAGTTTGCGTTGATTGCTCAATTCTGGTAACTTGTGGTTGTAAGTTGGTGTTTTATAATTATGATTTTCCTTTTTTGTATCTGTCCGCTACCATTTCCAGATGAATCTGGACATATAGCTACGTGTACACTGTATATACGTGTAGAAGCAACTTTTTCAACGTTTTTCTTCTATTAGGTACAAAATTCAAAGCATCTTTAAGACTTACAGTACATTGACGATTAATTAATGGCAGAAGATCTGCGCATGTCCATACCTAGGGTAGCTACTAATGTGAGCGGCCTAGAATAATACTAGATGTCTCTTTCTATGCATATCTAGTGTTCTGTAGACATGTAGAAGCAACAAATTTCTGGGTAGAATCATAACTTAAATTTATCAGTACCATTGTGCATACTGACTCAATTCTATATTTTCGTCAATGCTCTTCATTTCATCTTGCAGACTTAGAggaaaaccatatcaacatgtaTGCAAGCATGAAATTGTAAGGAACAACATATGTACAGAATCAATTCTTTCTGTGGGAAATAAGCTACTTCGGAACGAAAGATGGCTGGACCTATAAGGAACCAGTAGTTAGAACACTACAGCAGCAAAAGGAAGATTGGGTATTAAAGTTGGAGCATTAAACAAGTCAGACAATTTTTTTTCCCAAATATTTGTAATCAAAACAAGATAAGATTTTAGTCTAAGCTATAAACTACTTTTGCAAAATTGAATGAATACTTACTCTTTTGTCGATCTTTAGTGGATCGTGAATATTCGAACACGAGAATAAGGAGCCGAGAGATTTGAACGTGCTATACTCTGAATGAGCAATTCTGATCCCGTAATGTCCAATGTCTGCAGATTCTTCATATACTCAATCTCTTGTGGCAAGCGCTCTACGTTCTTACAGTCCTGCAGAGTCATATGCGTGAGCTTGGGCATTCCCCCTTTACCGATTCGAAGGGACCTTATCTTCAAACCCCTCAGCGTAAACCAGTGCAATGCAGGAAACGCACCGTCTCTTCCAAATTCAGAAGGCAATTCACTAACGTCTCAGAATATGCAATTTCCAGAACCCGCAACAATGGTAGTGTTTCTAGACAAGGTAGGTTCCTCAAGCTGTAACAGCGGTTCAACCAAAGAAACCGTAGCTCCAGGAAATCACAAACCCAACTCGGAAGTTCCTGCAATTTCATGCACTTCCATAGCTGAAGTTCACTCAACTCTGTCATCGCCGTCATGTCTTCAGGGAGACGCTCTAGTTTTGTCATTCTTAACCAGAGAGTCTGCACGTTACTCATATTGACCATAACCCCATCTGAAATCAATGAATCTTCTTCACTGTCAAGATGCAGGCGATTCAAGTTTATCAATGCTTTAAGGTCGCTCAGAATTGCGAATGTTTTTTGCCCTGCTAAAACGAAGTCTGCCATGCCTTGCAGAAACCCAGATTGGGAATGCCATACTTACGTACCGTTGGCtttcaaaacctgcacaatagaatgGATTGATGAACTTTGCAAGAATATGTGCTACTCCTTCGATCAGATACGATTTGGCCGCAATAGGTCGAAATATGGCTCGCGAGATATCTTCCATGTCATTTCTGTGCAGAAGCAAATCCCCCTGGTGGTGACTGTTTTTGAAGACATGGAATTGGAAAACCTCCCATCGCTCTTGCTCAGACAATGCCTCAATTTCCAGAACGCGATCAACATTGGTGGTGATTAATATTTGCTGTTCACAACATTTTATGGTCATTTCTTGTGCATTACCCACATTGTTTGTAAGAGCCAGAGGATTGCCCTCATCCTCGCTACAGTTCACAATCACTGAAATGGGAGGATTGCAAGAACCCATTGTCAGGGCAAAGTCAGGGGAATGAGTATCAATTTCTCCGCACAATAACTGACCATTAAACTCAGTACTTATGGTTACAGTGGAAGCAGTATCTTGCAGTCTCTTTAAAACATTAGGCATTGGATGGGTCACTGCCATTTGGGTTATAAATTGGGGGGCTCCATTTCTTGCATCTTGGAACCCAATCTGGCTCTGACTTTGAGTGAGTATATGGAGAAAGAAAGTCATGATAAATGTTGGGGTTTCATTATGCATCTCTTTGATGTTCTTCATAGCCTGTTTGATTCTCCTCATGTTATTCCGTCTGGGCATGCAACAGGTAGAACCCTGATCATCGTCATTGCATTCTGCAATGGTGGTTTCTGCATCTTCGATCACATCATTCCATCTTTCTAACCATAGTTTGGCGGGCTCTAGAAGGGTTTCTGAGATTCGACCTGTTGAACTGTTGAACTGTTGAGGCGAGCTGAACAGGGTTGATTTAAGCTGCCAATAGAATGGATTGTTGAACTTTGCAAGAATATGTGCTACTCCTTCGATCAGATACGATTTGGCCGCAATAGTTCGAAATATGGCTCGCGAGATATCTTCCATTTCATTTCTGTGCAGAAGCAAATCCCCCTGGTGGTGACTGTTTTTGAAGACAGGGAATTGGAAAACCTCCCATCGCTCTTGCTCAGACAATGCCTCGATTTCCAGAACGCGCTCAACATTGGTGGTGATTAATATTTGCTCTTGACAACATTGTATGGTCATTTCTTGTGCATTACCCTCATTGTGTGTAAGACCCAGAGGATTGCTCTCATCCTGGCTACAATTTACGATGACCGAAATGGCTGAATTGCAAGAACCAATCATCAGAGCAAAGTCAGGGGAATGAATATCAATTTCTCCGCACCCAAGCTGACCATTAAACCTAGTGCTTAAGATTACAGTGGAAGCAGTATCTTACACTATCCTTAAAACGCTAGGCATTAGATGGGTTCTGAACGGAGGGCAGCCATTTCGGGCATCTTGGAGTTGGAACCCAATCTGGCTTTGAATGAGCATATGGAGAAACAAAGTCATAATAAAAGTAGGAGGCTCATCATGCATCTTTTTGATGTTCTTCGTAGCCTGTTTGATTCTCAAATGTTATTACGTCTGGGCATCCAACAAGTAGAGGCCTGATCGTCGACATTGCATTCTGCAATGGTGGACTCTGCTTCTTCAATCACATCATTCCATCTTTCTAACCATACTTTTACGGGCTCTACAAGGCTTTCTGGGAGTTGTCTTGTTGAACTGTTGAGGCGATCTAATAGTTGGGTTACAAGACACTTGAGAAGGGTCACTTTAGAGGGCAGGGATCTCAAATCATCTTTGTAGGCTTCAATACTATTTGACGCATTCGAGATTTTTCGCAACAATTTACTTATTGTTGGTTCCAAAACCACTGGTAGAATGGCTGTTAGAATCTCCATTGACTAATATACAATTGCTCTTTTGCCACTGTTATTGTGAATTCTCCTTTAACACTTTTATTGTAATTGTGATATTTAATTGCTGCAGGTACTGACTGAAACAACTACTCACATACCTGGTTTGCTTTTTCTCCACAGTGAACGTTGAGTAGAAACTGGAGCAGAGTATTCATCTCCAGATCGGCCATTATTTTTGGAAACTACAATAAATAGGACTGCAAAAACAAAAGACTAAGTAAGAGCAAACAGAAGGAGAGAAAATTCCTTGCAAGTCTTTGGATGGGAAGTGAGGAGGAATGATCCTTCGCAACGCTGTATAAGGAAACAACATAGGGTCATAGAcggaacttaaagttgaaaaattaaaaattaaaaaaaaagatctTTATGGCCTGGCGACTATACGTACattattgatgatgattgtaagAGATTATTTGTAGTGAATAGTCACTTCCCGGTTCCCACATACAATGTGGCGTGGAAAACTTCAGTTGACCAGAAAAGTCCAGGAATAAAAGCAGTCAATAAAAATTAGGTACACAAACAATCCAGAATCAAAGAAACAGGATATTGCGGCAATCAATTTTTCAACGATGCAAGGGTTTTCTTGGAAGGGGGTTATTCATCCTTGTAGGATGCATAAATGTATAAGTTATGACGTGTGAGGGTAATTTACTATCACTTGCATCTCAACAAGATGCAAGGACTACATCAATAGTGAGATATATTTTAGTATAATGTTATGAATATATcgtttttcttttttgtttctatgatgatgcaatgatgtgCCTTCAAGACTTATAGAAGAAAAGTAATAAGATGGTTAGATGTGTAGATTGGGTGTTACATTTTGGAAGAGAATTTGTAGCTTAAGCAAATAGCTAAAATGTATAAATATGTAAGAGGgtaattaggggaagagcaccaatagaaaACATAGTTTTGATAACCATCactttattgtcatgttgaccccccaatagccgtcatagtgaaaacaccattaataaatttgttttgtaccaatagccaatCATTTTTTGTAgctttttgttcataattggcccatttgtgcaacactattggaacatttgtgcaccactattgggacatttttcaacaagtactagcgattttgagttgacggatagtggaacatctttagttaggtatcacgCAACACtttgtgttggattttgccaagatcaagaggtcaatgaaatatacaagatagagacataatatgggacaagaataaactgtattctcatcaatagaaaatgatcaacaatcaactggattatctctgttacatacaatgtagatgagcctgcttatttaggcaaggctagggatatgtatgagcacacaaatatgacatgtggctcaataagaaacaagggtaggtaggaaataggtgtgggtaggtaggagaaataatacaatattccacatgaggtggatcacccaccgaaggtggaattatcactccacaataagtggatatgatagtgtaataacaagatcaacaccataagaggtggaatttctcctacacacactatcccaatgtgacacaaacacccaagtgtctcatatccaaactactatgaaatgcattatcctaagtaaacttaagtaagtgtaataatatccatgatgaataattatttacaccaacactttgaaatgtgtactttttgacctttgtgcgcattactaattccacaacgtgcatcgttactacccagaagccagagcaatagctataagcaattaagtcgcatacgaagacaactaaaaagaaaaaagaaaaatttgatgtATCGTTTAGGCTCTGTGGgtgtgcgaagttagctatgacgactattggtgctcttcccctagacaGATTTCTAAGaactaccttttttttttttttaaagtttgactTGTGTAATGATTTGTGGGTGTTTAGAAGAGAGTTCTTTAAAAGATAAATTTGTAACAGTGAAACTAATGATATGTGGGAAATCAAAAGAGATTTGAGGTAAACGACTAAGTATTGTGTACCTTCAATTCTTATAGACAGAGATGTTACAATTGAGTTTCCTCTTTTCTCCTTATAATTGTGTATGGATTGTTTTGCATTTTGGAGTATCTCTCGAAGGAGAACGTTGGATAAATGTGAAGGTCATTTAATGACTTAACTCTGGATATGGTTGTACATGCTAGTCCTTGCCTTTCTACTTTTCCAATGTTAATCGTTGTTTTTTGTAACGTTAGGCTTTGGGATTTATTTAAGATTATACCCAAGCCATCGTGAGCAGTATTTGCCTTCAGTTTCCTAGTGTTATACGTATTATTGGTACACTTTTGGGGTCATGTTCATTCCATGGTGGCTCATTGTAATTAGATCGATCTTTGCTACAACATACATTGGAACATCTGGCATTTTGGATCTAGGGGTATAAACGATTTCAACAACTTTTCCAAGAGCTCCATTTATCGATCCTACTTGTGTCCATATTGTTGTCCTCGTTTTCGTTTTGCGTGAAAATGGGACAACCCCTATGATTTTTTCATAATTCATCTTTCCTTTCAAAGTCAAGAAACAAGACATTTTGGTCATCTCATTCGTCCTCGAATATGCATTATTCGACGTTGAAATTCCCTCATtaagttaaaatttcaaaattttaacttaaaaGTGAACTTCCCTATTTTGGTGCAAAATTCGACTTTACCTCCAATTTTGCATCATCTTTGGTCATTAAGTGTAAAATTGGGTTTAAACCCCCATTATAAATGGTAATTGATTCAAGTGCAAATCAGACCTATAGGTTCGATTTACACCTTTATTATGCACAATTTGTAATTAATGCTTTGAGGAGTTTGTTTCAAATTGAGTTTCTTTACCCACTTATTCTTTGATTATAGCCCTAATTTTTCATAATCATTTTCATGGAGGTTTGAAAAGCTTGATTTTTCCTCAAGCTTCATTCatagaaaaaaatgtatatatCCATTTCTCAAATCTTTATCTTTGTAAGCTTCTGATTTGTATTTTACCGTGTCCTAGTTTTTAACATTGTTTGAGTCGGATTTGAAACTCGACACATACCAAGAATTACCTTCATATGTATTGGATTGCAAATCCAATCCGATCCATATCATCCAAATTTTATGTTACATGGTGATGACGGGACTGTATGTCTGTTACACACCATGACATGCATCATGGTGTGTAGCGGGCACACACCCTCGCCATTGTCACCTCTTATTATTGTCCATGGTGATAATGCTTGGGTGGGGGTATTACCCTAATCCTCACCATAGTCCATAACTATGGTGGTGATTGGAGTCGTATCCCCGTCTCACCCTTTGTTCTTCTTTTCGTTGCAAGAGTTGGTGGTGGTCGGGTTTGTATCCTCGACACTCACCACTTTCTCTGCAGTGATGGTGGTCGAGGTTACAAAACCGACCACAACGAGATTTTGGTCTACACGCTTTTTGCAAAGTGTTGGTCGGGGTTATAACCCTACCCGACACTGTTTAGTTTGGCTTTCCTTTTGAAAGTGTTGGTCGGGTTTAGAACCCCCCCCGACAATCATCCATAGCTTTTCCTATACAAAGTGTAGATCGGACTTTTAAATCCAATATACATTTAACTCATTTTAGTTGCATTATAACTAGTGTATATTGGAGGTTTATCTTTGATTTACACTACTTTGTGAGTTTTTCCATAATGTAAATCAGAGCTATAACTCTGATATACATTACCTTTTGGTTTTGCTTTATATGAAGTGCAAGTCACACTTTTAAGTTCAATATGCAGTTGGTTTTTATTTCACTTATGATTAAGTGTAAATCgaacttataagtccgatttgcaccTAATGCACACATATACAAATTCATAGTTTTTGATTAATTTGTGATCGATTGATGGACTTTTCCTATCAGATGAAGATTTTTATGAAGGCTAATCATTTCAAATGACATATTTTCATGATGCAGTGCATCCATTGCAAATGTTAGGACCCTTGCCAAGAAAAAaatcaatgaagttcaagaagcaagaaatGCATCTAGTGTTTCCTTCTTCTTCTATGATATCAAATATTGACAATATCAGAGACACCGAGATCGGTCAAGTGGATCTAGATGAGTTCTTGAAAAGGGTGAAATCGCCACTAGTGTCCTACAAGTTGGAGCCCACCATAAAAACTAAAATTCACCTGGTGGCCGGTTTTCCCATGTTAgctcaaaatccaaaatttgtgttGGCTCTTGCCAATAGATATGATTCTACCACCAAATCAGTGAAGGATATGGATGGGAACAAAACACTTATTAAGATTGATGAGGATTTCTTGGATACGATTTTCAAATGTTCTCCTATAGATAAATATGCAGATGTTGATATGCAATCAATAGTGGCTTATTTTTTTAAGAATTCGGAGAAATGTAGGAGGAATATGAATGGGAATTGACTAAAAACACCTAGGCCTACAATTTCAAGGTGGCCAGAGACTCTTCCCCGCAATGACTTTATTGAGGAGGTCAATGACCTTATTACTCTTCTCAGCAGAGTAAAAGGCCTCCAAACTTCCAATACTTACcacaaatggatgtatcaatacatttaTGTCATCGGGCATAATAAGAAGAAGATCTTTTGGGGCAAGCAAATTGCAGATGCTCTATGTGAATAGTTGACCAAGGTGCCTACCACCTTGAAATTCTACATGACTTCTTATCTTGTCTATGCAGCCACCTCGATGAGGCATTTTCCAAGTCTATCAAATAGAGGTGACAAGAGTCAAGTTCTTGTTTACAAGTACTCTCAGTTAACTCTCTCATAGAGTTTTATGAGGATAAATGATGTCTTCTTCGCTCACTACATGTGTTTATTTGACAAGGAGCTTTAGAACAAAAGAATATCAGATGAAGCACGGAAGGTAGCGAGTGAATATGGTTGCATTTTCCTCCAATTTCCTACCTTCACATATATCAAAATTGGATATTTTGATAGAGAACCCTTCATGCTCCCAAGGTATCCATATAATAAGATCATCCTTAAGGAGATGTCTTGCCAAATTATTTCTATTCATGAGTGTCAATTTGGAGCTCATAAGACAGGTCTCAAGTTCTCCATCACTATAGGGAGATATTCCATCAGTTCCATCTACAAGGCTTGTGCCATGGTGGTgccatggaggaggagatgagaagGTTGACTATAAAATATTTCAAAGCCAAAAATTTCTTCGACTATAGGGGCATgatgaataagattaagaagaacaacacacATATTCATCGAACAGAAGATGTGTGGGTAGATTGCAAGACTAAAGACGATGTCTGAAGAATGGATTATTGTCAATTGAAAGTAGAACAAATTGGAAATTTTGAACTTGCTAATGTTCctgaagatattgaagaagatgGTGACATCCTTGATCCTGGAtatgaaagaaacaaagttgttggATTACCTCTATCTCTCATTCAATGGTCCCAAAAGTAGAACACTTCTATAAGGGCCGGGTTTCAGAAAATTCTTGATAATACCACTATTTAGTTGAACCTACATGGTGTACAGATGAAGCCTTTCCAAAATGCCATTTCAAGATGACGTTGTGGCCCCCAAGGGAAAGACTTCTAAATTAAGGACCAAGAATAGACAAGATCATATGACTACTAAGGGCCCTAAATTTAAATTCATTGTTGGAAAGGGTAAAGTTCAAGGTGAGTCGTTAACTCAAGAGACTCAGGTCcatgatgaagttgaagaagaagaagaagaaaatgaagatgaacaACTTTAAGAAGAAGATGAACCAAAGAATAGACATGAACAAGAGGAAGGATAATTTTATGAGGAGAGATTACCCGAAATCCCAAGTACTTCCTTGTCTCAAGAGAGACACTAAGGTATTCCTCATGCATCGTGTGAAATCACAGGTACTACCTTAGTCTTTGTTACTGGTGTTATTTCTTTgagttgggtaagtgcaccaagatggtgaacataaaagtggccacacgcaaaaaaaaatgaaatttttcataacccatgcgtgttctggaaattcaaaaacgtgttaggcttggtaacaccaagcctagccaaaaataatttaataaaaaaagttcctcaaaacctgaaCGGGTTTTGaggaatattatattttataataaaaaatccaaagttcctcaaaacctgccCGCAGGTTGTGcgaaactagaagttttggccttagttctgcataactcgtacgtgttatgtagaactaggaactaaataggaagtggggagagagatagagggagagagagagggagagggaaagaaagagaagggagagagggtgagaataggatagagagagagaggggagatgaggagggagggagggaaattgggaaaaggagagggggagagggagagagaggaagattggagaaaggagagagagagagagagagagagagagagagagagagagagagagagagagagtagggggagagggggtaagagagagaataggagataggaagagagggagagaataggataaggagagggggagagagaggagattgggagagagggagatggagggaggagatggggagaataggagagagagagagagaggggtagggggagagagataataggataagataacgagaggggagggagaggggggagagggagggggagagaaagagagagaagggggagagggtgagaataggatagagagaatgggatagggagagagagaacgagaaggaggagagggtgagagata contains:
- the LOC131054721 gene encoding uncharacterized protein LOC131054721, with the protein product MIGSCNSAISVIVNCSQDESNPLGLTHNEGNAQEMTIQCCQEQILITTNVERVLEIEALSEQERWEVFQFPVFKNSHHQGDLLLHRNEMEDISRAIFRTIAAKSYLIEGVAHILAKFNNPFYWQLKSTLFSSPQQFNSSTGRISETLLEPAKLWLERWNDVIEDAETTIAECNDDDQGSTCCMPRRNNMRRIKQAMKNIKEMHNETPTFIMTFFLHILTQSQSQIGFQDARNGAPQFITQMAVTHPMPNVLKRLQDTASTVTISTEFNGQLLCGEIDTHSPDFALTMGSCNPPISVIVNCSEDEGNPLALTNNVGNAQEMTIKCCEQQILITTNVDRVLEIEALSEQERWEVFQFHVFKNSHHQGDLLLHRNDMEDISRAIFRPIAAKSYLIEGVAHILAKFINPFYCAGFESQRYVSMAFPIWVSARHGRLRFSRAKNIRNSERP